GCATTTCTGGGGACCGAGCGGCACCACCACACCGCAGGCGGAGATCAGGGTGGATCCCCGTCCCGGCGGAGTTTTCGAAACGGTGATGGTCAACCAGAGCGACGGCCGCCGCTATGCCTCCCGGTCCGTGTTCGTCGAGGTCACCGCGCCGGAACGGCTGATCTGGACGGACACCGACACCGGCGTCACCACGACGTCCACCTTCGCCGACCTGGACGGCGGACGCACCGAGGTCACCATTCACCAGGTCGGCGTCCCCGAGGCCTACCTCAGCCCGCAGGCCCAGGCCGGGTTCAAGACGTCGCTCGACCGGTTCGCCGCCCATCTCGCCACCCTGATCGAGGCGTGACTCCGATGGCCGGCACCACCTCCGCCGACGGAACGCTGATCAGTTACGACCGCACGGGCACCGGTCCGGCACTGATCCTGGTGCTCGGGGCCTTCAACGATCGCGGGGCGGGGGCCGCCCTGGCCGAGCGGCTGTCGTCGGACTTCACGGTCTACAACTACGACCGGAGGGGCCGCGGCCGCAGCGGTGACGCACCGGGCTCGGGCGTCGACCAGGAAATCGACGACCTGTCGGCACTGCTGGCGGAGGCCGGCGGGAATGCCCTGGTGTTCGGTTACTCCTCCGGTGCCGTGCTCGCCCTCCGAGCCGCCGCCCGAGGCCTGCCGATCACCCGGCTCGCCGTCTACGACCCGCCGTTCCTGGTCAACGGCTCGACGCCGGCCTACTGGACCGCGCTGGCCGACCGCATCGATGCGCTGGTGGCCGATGACCGCCGGGGCGACGCCGTTGAGCTGTACCAGACCCGAGGCGTCGGCATGCCGGAGGAAGTGGTGGTGCAACTCCGCGGGGCGCCGTTCCGCCCGGCGCTGGAGGCCATGGCCCACACCCTCGCCTACGACGCCCGGGCCCTGGCCTCTCCGGCCGATCTGCCGGCCACGGTGTCCATCCCGACCCTCGTCCTGCACGGTGTGGACGGGCCGCCGGTGCTCTCCGGAGCCACCCAGGCGGTTGCGCAGGCTCTGCCCAACGGGGAGTACCTCGGTCTGGTCGGGCAGACCCACGATCTGGTTCCGGAGGTGCTCGGGCCGGTGCTGTGCGACTTCTACGGCGGCGCTCTCACTGCGGGGCAACGGGGTCGATTGACCTGACCGGCGGGCGGGAACCGACCGCGATGTGAACATGACGGAGCAGTTTGCCGCCGCCCGACGGTCGGCCGCCAGGAGCGCCGACGGGCCCGAGATGCTGGCCGTGCAGCTGTCCATGGCCTGTGTGGACGTGCTGCCGGTGGACGGGGCCGGCATCAGCGTGTTCAGCAGCCGCACGTTCCGCGCCCCGATCGGGGCGAGCAACCCCGGGGTCGCCGCCGCCGAACGCCTCCAGTTCACCACCGGGGAGGGCCCGTGCCTGAGCGCGCACGCCAGCGGCGATGCGCTCGTCGCATCGGAATCGGACATGCAGGCCCGGTGGCCGGCCTTCCATGCCGAGCTGGTGTCGGGCACGCCATTCCGGGCGATCGCCTCGTTCCCGCTCAAGGACGGACTGTTCGGTCTGGGTGCCCTCGACCTGTACTTCCGGGTCGCCGCTCGGCTCGATCAGTTGCGCTGGGAAGAGGCCGGAGCGGTGGCCGCCCTGGTCGCGCAGACCTTGGCCGAGCAACCGTTCCGGGCCACCCTGAGCGGCGAGCCGGCACCCGATTGGCTCGAATCTCCGCTCGCCGTCGACCGCACGATGGTCTCCATCGCGATGGGGATGCTCACCGTGGCCGCGGAACTCAGCTTCGGTGACGCTCTCGCGGTCCTGCGCGCGCACGCCTTCGGCACCAACCGCACGGTGGACGAGGTCAGCGCCGACGTCGTCCACCGCAGCCTGCCGATCGATGACCTCGACCTTACCTACCAGCGGTGATCGGCCCGGGGCGATGATCTCCGAGGGAAGCGTGCTTGACGGCCGCTACCGTCTGGACGTGCTGATCGGCCGCGGCGGCACGGCCGAGGTCTACCGGGCCGCCGACCAGGTCCTCGCGCGCGAGGTGGCGGTGAAGGTGTTCGACTCCCGGCTGACCGACCTCAATTCGGTGGAACGTCAGCAGAGCGAGATGCACGTGCTGGCCTCGCTGAACCACCCGAACCTGGTGGCCGTGCACGACGCTCGGATCGCCGATGTGGACGGGGCGGCCGAGGTGAACGGCCATACCTACCTGGTGATGGAGCTGGTCACCGGCGTGACCTTGGCTGACGTGTTGCAGAGGGGGCCGATGCCGCCCGAACAGACCCGGGAGATCGGACGAACCCTGGCGCAGACGCTGGCCTATGTTCACGCGCACGACCTGATCCATCGGGACGTGAAGCCGGCCAACGTTCTGCTCTCGGAATCGGGACAGGTCAAGCTCGGCGATTTCGGTCTGGCCCGCCTGCTGACCGCCGAGGACCGGGTGACCGCCGGGAGCGACGTGATGGGCACGGCGGCGTACTTCAGTCCGGAACAGGCCGCCGCGCGCGAGGTCGGACCGGCGGCCGACGTGTATTCCCTCGGGTTGGTCCTGCTGGAATGCCTGACCGGCACCCGCGAGTTTCCCGGAGAGCCGGTGCAGGCGGCCGTCGCCCGCCTGCTCCGGGATCCGGTGATCCCGCCCGGCCTCCCGCTGCCCTGGCCGCCGTTGCTGGCCGCGATGACCGACGCCGTGCCCTCGATGCGACCGACCGCCCAGCAGGTGGCCGACGCACTGGCCGGGGCCAGGACCGCGATCCCAGTGCCGCCGTCGATGCCACCGCCGAGCCAGGATCAGGCGACGGCCGTCTGGTCGAGCCCGATGACTCCGTTCTTCGCGCCGGACGGGACCCCGCCCCGACGGCGCCGCCGCCGGGGCGGCGTCCTGCTCGGCGCGGGGTCGGTGGCGGCGTTGGCCGTCATCGGTGCGCTGATGCTGGCCCAGCCCGATTCGTCACCGCAGCCGACGCCGACGAACAGTTCGCCGTCCACGCAGATCGTGACGACGAGCAGCGCCGGTTCGCAGTCGTCGGTGTCTTCCCGGCGCACCACGGCGCCGGTGGTTGCCGCGGCGACCCGGAGGTCGACGAGCAAGTCGGCTCCGGTCTCGGCCAGTGTTGCGACTCCGGTGCGCCCGACCCCCGTTCGGCCCTCGACCTCGGTGGCCCCGGTGCGGCAATCGCTGTCGACAACGACCCCGGCTCCGCCGCCACCCGTCGCCGCGACGACCCCCAAGGCCCCCAAGGGCGCCGGGCATGGTCCGACCAAGAAACCCAAGAAGCCCAAGGGCTGAGCAGGCCGGTACGGCCGAGGCCGAGGACCCGGGACCTACGACGACGGCACCCCGCTCCAGTCGTTCGGAGCGGGGTGCCGTCGTCGCAGGTTCAGCCGGGGATCAGTACCAGAACTTCCGGCCGCCGATCGCGCGACCGGTGGCGCCGAGCAGGGCCAGGATGGCGCCGACAACGACCAGGATGATCCCGATCGTCCAGAGGATCGGAATGCTGGCGACGAAGCCGACGATGAGGAGGATGACTCCGAGGATGATCATGTGCTGCCTTTCGTGGTTGGCCCGTCGGCGCACAGCGCGCTGAGCGGGTCGGATCGGACGAGGCGACTGACGGTCAGAGACCGCTGATGCGGTCGTCGCGCTCGACGACCGCCTGTCGGCCGAGAGAATCGGTGGTGATCGCGGTGCTCCGCGCTCTCCTGGTCCGGGGCATGAAGATGACCAAGCTGAGCAGGAGGACGAGCAACCCGCCACCCATGATGATGAAACCGATGGTGGTGAGGTCGAAGTCGTGGAACTGCGCCTTGACCCCGAACGCCAGGACGGCGCCCACGACGATCAGGAACACTCCGAGTCCGATACCCATGTCTGTCTCTCTCTCCGGTTCGCCTTCAGTGCCGGGTGCTCCGAGTCGGAGCACCCGTCTGCGATTCGGACAGGGCAGTACCCAGGCTGCATTGATTCCAAGCCCTATTCCTCCGAATACACCCGGATCAGTGACGAACGGCCCGTTCGCGCGGCGGGAGTCAAGGCGTGGGCGACGCGCTGCGACACTGGGCGCGCGCGGCTCAGACCGCATCTCCGCCGAATCCGGCTCGGCCGCGGCTCGGATCGAGCCGCCGTCCGGAGTCGGGAGCGAATTCCGCGCGGACGCCGAGGAGGCGGATCGGCCGCTCGTGATCGACCCCTTGCGCGACTTGGGTGGCGGCGGCCGCGATGACGTCGGGATCCTGTGTCGGTGCGGCCAGGGCGCGGCTCCTGGTCACCGTCACGAACGGCTTGAACCGCACCTTCACCCCGATCCGGACCGCCGGCCGGCCCTCGGCGATCACGTCCTCGGTGACGTGACGAGCCAGCTTGTCGATCTCGGCGTACACATCGGCCCAGTCGGTCAGGTCGTGCTGGAAGGTGGTCTCCCGACTGCGCGCCCGAGCAACGTACGGACTGTCGATGACCTCGGAACGGGCGTCCCCGCGGGCCAGTCCGACCCACCGCGGCCCCATCGTCGGGCCGACCTGGGCGGCCAGTGCCTTCGGATCGGCGTCGGCCAGTTCCCGCACGGTGTGCAAACCCAGCTCGGCCAAGCGTTTCGCCGTCTTCGGGCCGATGCCCCACAGGGCCGAGGTACTGCGCTCGCCCACTACCTCGAACCAGTTGGATCCGGTCAGGGTGAATGTGCCTCTGGGTTTGCCGAAGTCGGTGGCCATCTTGGCCCGCAGCACATTGTCGCCGATGCCCACGGAGGCCCAGAGCTGCGTCCGGTCCAGGATCGCCTGCTGCAGTCGGAGCCCGACCGCCGCCGGATCCTCGGTCTCGACACCGACGAAAGCCTCGTCCCAGCCGAGGATCTCGACCTTCCCGGGGACGTCGACGCCGTTCTGGTCGGAGACCGGCACCGTCCGCAGCACCTCCATGACCCGGGCCGAGGCCTCCTCGTAGGCCGGTCGATCGGCCGGCAGGAAGACCGCGTCCGGACACTTCCGGGCGGCGAGACGCATCGGCATGCCGGACCGGACGCCGAACGCCCTGGCCTCATAGGAGGCCGTGGCGACGACCGAGCGCAACGTCGGGTCGCCGTTACCTCCGACCACGACTGGGCGGCCGCGCAGTTCCGGGCGGCGCAGGACCTCGACCGCCGCGATGAACTGGTCGAGGTCGACGTGCAACACCCACGGTGCCATGCCGGCGATTCTGCCCGACGCCGACGCTGAGCGGGGCCGCCGATGGGAGGATGACCGACATGTCGGCCGCCGCGCGCACTCTCCAGTCACTGGCCGATGGCGTCCTGCTCCCCGGCTTTCACGGTTCGGTGGCGCCGGACTGGTTTCGGCGCCGGATCTCCGACTCGCTCGGTGGCGTCTGCCTGTTCGCCACCAACGTCATCGACGTGGAGCAGGTGCGCGTCCTGACCGACTCGTTGCGGAGCGAACGCCCGGACGTGGTGGTCGCGGTGGACGAGGAAGGCGGCGCGGTGACGCGGCTGGATGCGGCCGAGGGGTCGCGGTTCCCGGGGGCGGCGGCTTTGGGTCGGGTCGACGACATCGGGCTGACCGAGCGGATCGGTGCCGCGGTGGGCCGGTTGACCGCCGCCGCCGGGATCACCCTCAACTTCGCGCCCTGCGCCGACGTGCTGACCGATCCGGCGAACCCGGTCATCCGGATCCGCTCGTTCGGGACGGCTCCGGAACTCGTCGCGCGCCATACCGCGGCGTTCGTCCGCGGACACCAGGCCCAGGGCGTTGCCGCCTGCGTGAAGCACTACCCCGGTCACGGGAACACCGACGTCGACACCCACCTGGGCCAGGCCGTCGTCCACCAGAACCTGGAGTCGTTGCGGCACAGTGCGCTACTGCCGTTCGCGGCGGGCGTGGCGGCGGGCGTGGCGTCGGTGATGGCCGGGCATCTGCTGGTGCCGGAGGTGGATGCGTTGCCGGCCAGCGTTTCTGGACGCTGGCTGGTCGACATTCTCCGTGGCGAAATGGGTTTCACCGGAGTCGTGGTCACCGATGCGCTGGACATGGCGGCCATTGCCCGTCGGTACGGTCTCGTCGAAGGGGCCGTGATGGCCGTCGAGGCGGGCGCCGACCTGTTGTGTCTGGGCGCGGCCGACACCACGCCTGAGGTGCTCGACCACATCAGTTCGGCCCTGGTCGCGGCGGTGGGGACGGGCCGGATCGACGAGGAACGGTTGGTCCGGGCGGCCACGCGGGCGGCTGGCCTCGGCGTACTCCCGCCGCCCGTCTCCCCGGCGAGACTGGCCGAGGACCGGCGCATCGCCGACCAGGCGGCGCGGCGTGCGCTGGCCACGGTCGGCTCGCTGCCGCCCCTGATGCCGGGTCTGTTGGTGGTCCGCTGTGAGGCCGGGCGGAACTTCGCCGTCGGATCGGTGCCGTGGGGTCCCATGGCGGTGATGCCGCCGTCGTTCGGCGCGATCGAGGTGGTGGTGACCCACGACGCTCCGGTGCCGCTGGAACTCCTGCCTGCCGCCCCTCAGGTGCTGGTCGTGACCAGTGACCGGCACCGTCACGACTGGATGCGCGCCGCGGTGGCGCTGGTTCGCTCGATCCGGCCGGACGCCGTCCTGGTGGAGATGGGTACGGGCGGAGTGTCCGACGCCGACGCGCCCGCGCTGGCGTCCTACGGCTCGGGACCGGCCAACGCCCGGGCCGTGCTCGACCGATTGGTCGGCGGCCCGGGCGGGGCGGTGGGCTCAGCGGGAGCTCACACGCCCGTCCAGCGCCAGTCGGCGATGGACGGGTCGTCCTCCCCGTGCTCACGGGTGTAGGCGCGGGCCGCCAGGCGGCGGTCGGACATGTCCTGACGGA
This window of the Nakamurella panacisegetis genome carries:
- a CDS encoding SRPBCC family protein, with the protein product MTELTYTRIFHAPRELVFRCMIDPAHLTHFWGPSGTTTPQAEIRVDPRPGGVFETVMVNQSDGRRYASRSVFVEVTAPERLIWTDTDTGVTTTSTFADLDGGRTEVTIHQVGVPEAYLSPQAQAGFKTSLDRFAAHLATLIEA
- a CDS encoding alpha/beta fold hydrolase, which encodes MAGTTSADGTLISYDRTGTGPALILVLGAFNDRGAGAALAERLSSDFTVYNYDRRGRGRSGDAPGSGVDQEIDDLSALLAEAGGNALVFGYSSGAVLALRAAARGLPITRLAVYDPPFLVNGSTPAYWTALADRIDALVADDRRGDAVELYQTRGVGMPEEVVVQLRGAPFRPALEAMAHTLAYDARALASPADLPATVSIPTLVLHGVDGPPVLSGATQAVAQALPNGEYLGLVGQTHDLVPEVLGPVLCDFYGGALTAGQRGRLT
- a CDS encoding ANTAR domain-containing protein, which produces MTEQFAAARRSAARSADGPEMLAVQLSMACVDVLPVDGAGISVFSSRTFRAPIGASNPGVAAAERLQFTTGEGPCLSAHASGDALVASESDMQARWPAFHAELVSGTPFRAIASFPLKDGLFGLGALDLYFRVAARLDQLRWEEAGAVAALVAQTLAEQPFRATLSGEPAPDWLESPLAVDRTMVSIAMGMLTVAAELSFGDALAVLRAHAFGTNRTVDEVSADVVHRSLPIDDLDLTYQR
- a CDS encoding serine/threonine-protein kinase encodes the protein MTSTLPTSGDRPGAMISEGSVLDGRYRLDVLIGRGGTAEVYRAADQVLAREVAVKVFDSRLTDLNSVERQQSEMHVLASLNHPNLVAVHDARIADVDGAAEVNGHTYLVMELVTGVTLADVLQRGPMPPEQTREIGRTLAQTLAYVHAHDLIHRDVKPANVLLSESGQVKLGDFGLARLLTAEDRVTAGSDVMGTAAYFSPEQAAAREVGPAADVYSLGLVLLECLTGTREFPGEPVQAAVARLLRDPVIPPGLPLPWPPLLAAMTDAVPSMRPTAQQVADALAGARTAIPVPPSMPPPSQDQATAVWSSPMTPFFAPDGTPPRRRRRRGGVLLGAGSVAALAVIGALMLAQPDSSPQPTPTNSSPSTQIVTTSSAGSQSSVSSRRTTAPVVAAATRRSTSKSAPVSASVATPVRPTPVRPSTSVAPVRQSLSTTTPAPPPPVAATTPKAPKGAGHGPTKKPKKPKG
- a CDS encoding DUF6131 family protein, whose amino-acid sequence is MIILGVILLIVGFVASIPILWTIGIILVVVGAILALLGATGRAIGGRKFWY
- a CDS encoding DUF6458 family protein, with the translated sequence MGIGLGVFLIVVGAVLAFGVKAQFHDFDLTTIGFIIMGGGLLVLLLSLVIFMPRTRRARSTAITTDSLGRQAVVERDDRISGL
- a CDS encoding DNA polymerase IV encodes the protein MAPWVLHVDLDQFIAAVEVLRRPELRGRPVVVGGNGDPTLRSVVATASYEARAFGVRSGMPMRLAARKCPDAVFLPADRPAYEEASARVMEVLRTVPVSDQNGVDVPGKVEILGWDEAFVGVETEDPAAVGLRLQQAILDRTQLWASVGIGDNVLRAKMATDFGKPRGTFTLTGSNWFEVVGERSTSALWGIGPKTAKRLAELGLHTVRELADADPKALAAQVGPTMGPRWVGLARGDARSEVIDSPYVARARSRETTFQHDLTDWADVYAEIDKLARHVTEDVIAEGRPAVRIGVKVRFKPFVTVTRSRALAAPTQDPDVIAAAATQVAQGVDHERPIRLLGVRAEFAPDSGRRLDPSRGRAGFGGDAV
- a CDS encoding glycoside hydrolase family 3 protein — encoded protein: MTDMSAAARTLQSLADGVLLPGFHGSVAPDWFRRRISDSLGGVCLFATNVIDVEQVRVLTDSLRSERPDVVVAVDEEGGAVTRLDAAEGSRFPGAAALGRVDDIGLTERIGAAVGRLTAAAGITLNFAPCADVLTDPANPVIRIRSFGTAPELVARHTAAFVRGHQAQGVAACVKHYPGHGNTDVDTHLGQAVVHQNLESLRHSALLPFAAGVAAGVASVMAGHLLVPEVDALPASVSGRWLVDILRGEMGFTGVVVTDALDMAAIARRYGLVEGAVMAVEAGADLLCLGAADTTPEVLDHISSALVAAVGTGRIDEERLVRAATRAAGLGVLPPPVSPARLAEDRRIADQAARRALATVGSLPPLMPGLLVVRCEAGRNFAVGSVPWGPMAVMPPSFGAIEVVVTHDAPVPLELLPAAPQVLVVTSDRHRHDWMRAAVALVRSIRPDAVLVEMGTGGVSDADAPALASYGSGPANARAVLDRLVGGPGGAVGSAGAHTPVQRQSAMDGSSSPCSRV